In Spirosoma aureum, a single genomic region encodes these proteins:
- a CDS encoding PQQ-dependent sugar dehydrogenase, whose product MSFSRTGNQFFVWEKKGLLWVSTWNGSSYVRQATPVLDIQEEVGDWNDFGLHSICFDPNYETNGLIYLFYQVDLHYLLYYGTPQYSSTANLYRHATISRVTRYHLQSSGGNLTTDYNSRQVLLGESLTTGVPVTYESHAGGTLLFGRDGTLLLATGDGGHHEGVDVGNRSDTFFQESLDYGMMRANENVGAMRSQMVNSMCGKILRLDPATGNGVASNPFYDSANPRSPQSRVWTLGLRNPYRMVLQDSTGSTIASDGNPGTLLIADVGWYKIEDFHIVDKAGLNCGWPVYEGLEPTISYNGTNVPNLDEPGQPTFESLCVQPTSFIDDSNPALRRFTHSRPALDYSHGPNAITRVPAFNGTTPITRIIGTTGAPAGTSFYGYCAIGGVYYTGNQFPANYKNTYFLTDHSMGWIKNLELHEEGDHKIHEVRDFAPYSFETGIVDMKMNPRDGSIYYVQILGTISRISYGGNQPPVATATSNVTYGPSPLNVQFTGSNSVDPEGLPLTYLWNFGDGTTSTVANPTHVFSNTAVQKFTVSLTVTDNQGQQSIPKVIIISVNNTPPAVQITNPAPGTLYTMSQPTSYTVQANVTDMDLSGLTYEWQVKLQHNNHTHPEPILTGSSPVITISPVGCSPNETYSYLLSVKVTDNGGLTATHSITLYPDCNSASSLVTHVTATRQLSAVQVSWINPELLFDEILVAAKEGTGFTDLPNGTSYTAVASFTGNGSPIEGGKVVYRGTGTSVTVTNLNPLVQYYFRVYTRVGNTWNGGVEVSAIPNLSPTAPGQIVQTIQPNQPFSYTVAAFTDPESQTLAYSAINLPAWLTFNETTRVLSGTATAANTYVFTIVATDPGSLTASTTVTINTGVCTMFTLKTGNWNDPTVWSCNRIPNSTDAVQLNHIVSIPNQFTASASKVTFSGGIKLLVGTNAKLKLSQ is encoded by the coding sequence ATGAGTTTTAGCCGTACTGGCAATCAATTCTTTGTTTGGGAAAAAAAGGGCCTTCTTTGGGTATCAACCTGGAATGGCTCCTCCTATGTCCGTCAGGCCACGCCAGTTTTGGATATACAGGAAGAAGTTGGCGATTGGAATGATTTCGGTTTGCATAGTATTTGTTTTGATCCAAATTATGAAACCAATGGCTTGATTTACCTATTCTATCAAGTTGATCTGCATTACTTATTGTACTATGGTACTCCACAATACAGCAGCACAGCTAATCTATACAGACACGCAACCATTAGCCGTGTAACACGGTATCACCTTCAGAGTTCGGGGGGTAATCTCACAACTGATTACAACAGTCGGCAAGTTCTCCTGGGCGAATCACTAACAACTGGTGTTCCTGTCACCTACGAATCGCACGCTGGCGGCACACTGTTATTCGGTCGCGATGGCACCTTGCTGCTGGCTACGGGCGATGGTGGTCATCATGAGGGTGTTGATGTGGGGAACCGTAGTGATACCTTCTTTCAGGAATCGCTGGATTACGGCATGATGAGAGCTAACGAGAATGTTGGCGCCATGCGTTCGCAAATGGTCAATTCGATGTGCGGTAAAATTCTACGCCTTGATCCTGCTACTGGAAACGGCGTAGCAAGTAACCCTTTCTACGATTCGGCAAATCCCCGTTCTCCACAATCGCGGGTATGGACACTTGGTTTACGCAATCCCTACCGAATGGTTTTGCAGGATAGTACGGGCAGCACCATTGCCAGCGATGGCAATCCGGGCACCTTGTTGATAGCCGATGTGGGCTGGTATAAAATTGAAGATTTCCATATAGTTGATAAGGCCGGGTTAAATTGCGGCTGGCCGGTCTATGAAGGGCTGGAACCAACGATATCATACAACGGGACCAATGTTCCAAATCTCGATGAACCTGGCCAACCCACGTTCGAAAGTCTTTGTGTACAACCAACGTCATTTATCGATGATTCGAATCCTGCCCTTCGTCGTTTTACTCATTCCCGCCCGGCCCTGGATTACAGCCATGGTCCTAATGCCATAACCCGGGTACCTGCGTTTAATGGAACGACACCCATTACGCGGATAATCGGAACAACCGGCGCCCCAGCCGGGACATCGTTTTATGGGTATTGTGCGATTGGAGGTGTGTATTATACAGGCAACCAATTTCCAGCTAACTATAAAAATACGTACTTCCTGACTGACCATAGCATGGGTTGGATCAAAAATCTGGAATTACATGAAGAAGGCGACCATAAAATTCATGAAGTGCGAGATTTCGCGCCCTATAGTTTCGAAACGGGTATAGTAGATATGAAGATGAACCCACGCGATGGTTCAATTTATTACGTCCAGATACTGGGAACAATATCGCGAATAAGTTATGGAGGGAATCAACCACCTGTGGCTACTGCAACCTCAAATGTAACTTACGGTCCCTCTCCCCTAAACGTTCAGTTCACGGGGTCGAACTCCGTTGATCCTGAAGGATTACCGCTAACGTATTTGTGGAATTTTGGTGATGGAACAACCTCAACAGTTGCCAACCCCACACATGTCTTTTCAAATACAGCAGTTCAGAAGTTCACTGTCAGCCTGACGGTTACCGATAATCAGGGACAACAGTCCATTCCCAAAGTGATCATTATTTCGGTAAATAATACCCCCCCGGCCGTTCAGATCACTAACCCTGCCCCTGGCACGTTGTACACGATGAGCCAACCCACCTCCTACACGGTTCAGGCGAATGTTACTGATATGGATCTTAGCGGCTTAACGTATGAATGGCAGGTGAAGCTCCAGCATAATAACCACACGCATCCAGAACCTATTCTTACTGGCTCAAGCCCAGTTATAACAATTTCGCCGGTCGGGTGTAGCCCCAACGAAACCTATTCTTACCTGCTTTCGGTGAAAGTAACCGATAATGGCGGGTTAACTGCCACTCACTCGATTACGCTGTATCCCGACTGCAATTCAGCCAGTTCATTGGTAACTCATGTAACGGCAACTCGTCAGCTTAGTGCCGTTCAGGTAAGCTGGATTAACCCGGAGCTTTTATTTGATGAGATACTGGTTGCCGCAAAAGAAGGAACAGGGTTTACCGACCTACCAAATGGAACATCCTATACAGCGGTTGCCAGTTTTACGGGCAACGGTTCACCAATTGAAGGAGGAAAAGTAGTTTATCGTGGCACAGGAACCAGCGTAACGGTAACCAATTTGAACCCGTTAGTTCAATACTATTTCCGGGTCTACACACGCGTGGGGAATACCTGGAATGGTGGAGTTGAGGTCAGTGCTATTCCAAACTTATCACCCACTGCTCCTGGACAGATTGTTCAGACAATCCAGCCGAATCAGCCTTTTAGTTATACAGTAGCTGCTTTTACAGACCCCGAAAGTCAAACGCTGGCCTATAGTGCCATCAACCTGCCAGCGTGGCTAACGTTCAATGAAACAACACGTGTCTTAAGCGGTACTGCAACAGCGGCAAACACTTATGTGTTCACTATTGTGGCAACTGACCCCGGCAGTTTAACGGCGTCTACTACCGTGACCATTAACACCGGTGTCTGTACCATGTTCACCCTAAAGACTGGTAACTGGAACGACCCTACGGTCTGGTCATGCAACCGTATTCCAAACAGCACGGATGCTGTACAACTAAACCACATTGTTAGTATTCCGAACCAGTTTACGGCATCTGCCTCAAAAGTAACCTTTAGTGGCGGAATTAAACTGCTTGTTGGTACCAACGCGAAATTGAAGCTTAGCCAATGA
- a CDS encoding PhzF family phenazine biosynthesis protein, which yields MEQINFYIVDVFASNKYEGNQLAVFLDLENRLSEKQMQQIAREINFAETTFIKDNKVDNRFVVRIFTPEHEVPFAGHPSLGTSYVISKFLLANRTPKLTLELAHSDIEITIPESKNLDESIFYMRQPQPEFRNIYSHQEIAEGLGIQHSSLNVLLPIQEISTGLPYILIPLKNLAAMESLDLNYQAFKDFLISKNKYRTNSATGHSTSLFFFTKEAYETGNSYNTRMLLIENNKLSEDAATGSANGCFLAYLLSYVDTEINVTVEQGFQMGRKSYLYLNGKVQDDQFEINVGGKNKLISEGVWYF from the coding sequence ATGGAACAAATCAATTTCTACATAGTCGATGTTTTTGCTTCCAATAAATACGAAGGAAATCAGTTAGCCGTTTTTCTGGACCTGGAAAATAGATTATCTGAAAAACAAATGCAACAAATTGCCAGAGAGATAAATTTTGCAGAAACAACATTTATAAAAGATAATAAAGTTGATAATCGATTTGTTGTCAGGATATTTACGCCTGAACATGAAGTTCCGTTTGCTGGCCATCCTTCATTAGGAACAAGTTATGTTATTTCTAAATTTCTACTAGCAAACAGAACGCCAAAACTTACGCTAGAATTAGCCCATAGTGATATAGAAATTACAATTCCTGAATCTAAAAATCTGGACGAAAGTATCTTCTATATGCGCCAACCCCAACCCGAATTCAGAAATATATATTCTCATCAAGAGATTGCAGAAGGGCTTGGTATCCAGCATTCTAGCTTAAATGTTTTACTTCCTATACAGGAAATAAGTACGGGTTTACCCTACATTTTAATTCCACTAAAAAACCTGGCCGCCATGGAAAGTCTAGATCTAAATTATCAGGCCTTTAAAGATTTCCTGATTTCAAAAAATAAATACAGAACAAATAGCGCTACTGGACATTCAACGTCATTATTTTTCTTTACGAAAGAAGCGTATGAAACAGGCAATTCATATAATACAAGAATGCTCTTAATTGAAAATAACAAATTATCTGAAGATGCTGCAACGGGTAGTGCAAACGGGTGTTTTTTAGCTTATCTTTTATCTTATGTGGATACAGAAATTAATGTAACTGTAGAACAGGGTTTTCAAATGGGCAGGAAATCCTATTTATATCTTAATGGAAAAGTGCAGGATGATCAATTCGAAATTAATGTTGGTGGAAAAAATAAATTGATTTCAGAAGGAGTCTGGTATTTTTAG
- a CDS encoding ArsR/SmtB family transcription factor, whose amino-acid sequence MQQKTGLSQSTISYYLSMLQEAGLVIPTRHGKWTYYRRDEKNIKSYLTQIAL is encoded by the coding sequence ATACAGCAAAAAACAGGGCTATCACAGTCTACCATTTCGTATTATTTATCGATGTTGCAGGAGGCTGGTCTTGTCATTCCAACAAGGCACGGCAAGTGGACCTATTATCGAAGAGATGAAAAAAATATTAAATCTTATCTTACTCAAATAGCTTTATAA
- a CDS encoding sulfite oxidase, translating to MAFLNPTHNHFDRRGFLKKSSLATLATLIGTDIVFANRLPKHYLPLAIDVDPMATKNKGLVVLNDKPWNVETPAHLLDDPITPADKLFIRNNGLIPEKIDPATWTLTINGESVKQARTYKLDDLKKRFKPYTYQLVLECAGNGRSGYFPKTAGNQWTDGGVGCAEWTGVRLKDVLADVGLKDDAVYIGYYGKDLHISLDPKKEVISRGVPMRKALEDETLLAWAMNGQDIPLVHGAPLRLVVGGWPASTSGKWLHTIAVRNKVHDGAKMTGKSYKVPINPVEPGVDPPEDQFRIIESMPVKSIITFPQTGAMLTKGQALILRGHAWAGDRSVREVAVSVDFGATWQKAELKPPKNRLAWQHWTTEIKLPQSGYYEIWARATDSAGVAQPMVMPQWNPEGYCNNACHRIAVKMG from the coding sequence ATGGCTTTCCTGAACCCAACTCATAATCATTTCGACCGCCGGGGTTTTCTCAAAAAAAGCTCACTGGCAACGCTTGCTACCCTGATTGGGACTGACATTGTCTTTGCCAATCGATTACCTAAACATTACCTACCGCTGGCCATTGACGTTGATCCAATGGCCACAAAAAATAAAGGATTGGTCGTTTTGAACGATAAACCCTGGAATGTTGAAACGCCCGCCCACTTACTTGATGATCCCATTACTCCGGCCGACAAACTCTTTATTCGGAATAATGGCCTGATTCCGGAAAAGATTGATCCGGCAACCTGGACACTAACGATCAATGGTGAGTCGGTTAAACAAGCCAGAACCTACAAACTTGACGACTTAAAGAAACGCTTCAAGCCCTATACGTACCAATTGGTGCTGGAGTGTGCAGGCAACGGGCGATCAGGTTATTTTCCGAAAACAGCAGGCAATCAATGGACCGACGGGGGTGTCGGTTGTGCAGAATGGACTGGAGTTCGGTTAAAAGATGTTCTGGCCGACGTTGGGCTGAAAGATGATGCAGTGTATATTGGCTATTACGGAAAAGATCTGCACATTAGCCTCGACCCGAAAAAAGAAGTGATCTCACGGGGCGTACCAATGCGGAAAGCGCTGGAAGATGAAACGCTACTGGCCTGGGCCATGAATGGGCAGGATATTCCGCTTGTTCACGGCGCTCCGTTGAGGCTGGTCGTGGGTGGATGGCCTGCGTCTACATCCGGGAAATGGCTGCATACGATAGCCGTACGCAACAAAGTTCATGATGGGGCCAAGATGACGGGCAAAAGCTATAAAGTGCCGATCAACCCTGTTGAACCCGGTGTTGATCCACCCGAAGACCAGTTTCGGATTATTGAATCGATGCCCGTCAAATCGATTATCACGTTTCCGCAAACGGGTGCTATGCTCACGAAAGGGCAAGCGCTTATTCTTCGTGGACACGCCTGGGCGGGCGATCGATCGGTACGTGAGGTAGCGGTTTCGGTTGATTTTGGCGCAACCTGGCAAAAAGCCGAACTGAAACCACCTAAAAACCGGCTGGCCTGGCAACACTGGACAACAGAAATAAAGCTTCCCCAATCGGGCTATTACGAAATCTGGGCACGGGCAACCGACAGTGCCGGTGTAGCACAGCCGATGGTCATGCCCCAATGGAATCCGGAGGGATATTGTAACAATGCCTGCCATCGAATTGCGGTTAAAATGGGGTAA
- a CDS encoding adenylosuccinate synthase, which translates to MVDVLLGLQWGDEGKGKIVDVLAPQYQVVARFQGGPNAGHTLEFNGFKHVLHQIPSGVFRDDILNIIGNGVVLDPIVFRKEIDGLAKFNLALAKNLQISKKASIIIPTHRLLDAAYEQAKGESKIGSTLRGIGPTYQDKVARQGLRVGDILSPNFQEKYGKLVAIHKVILEQNNFDYASVLPQAETDFFAAVEFMKQFQLTDSEYEVNQALSDGRKVLAEGAQGSLLDIDFGSYPFVTSSNTMTAGACTGLGVAPRQIGEVFGIFKAYCTRVGSGPFPTELSDETGERIRQEGREFGATTGRPRRCGWLDLPALKYAIMINGVTQLVMMKVDVLNIFDEIQICTHYQLPDGTTTEHLPYDLCDTAVIPVYKTFKGWQTDLANIHSFDEMPAELTTYVNFLEETLGLPISFISTSPDREAIIYRQAVGIH; encoded by the coding sequence ATGGTAGATGTTTTATTAGGCCTCCAGTGGGGCGATGAAGGAAAAGGTAAAATCGTGGACGTGCTGGCGCCACAGTATCAGGTTGTGGCCCGTTTTCAGGGTGGACCTAATGCCGGTCATACGCTCGAATTCAACGGATTCAAGCATGTTTTACACCAGATTCCATCCGGCGTTTTCCGGGATGATATCCTGAATATTATTGGCAACGGTGTCGTGCTCGATCCCATCGTTTTCAGAAAGGAAATTGATGGGCTGGCTAAGTTCAATCTGGCACTGGCGAAAAACCTCCAGATTTCGAAAAAAGCGTCAATCATTATTCCAACCCATCGTCTGCTGGATGCTGCCTATGAACAAGCTAAAGGAGAGTCGAAAATTGGATCGACGCTCCGGGGTATAGGGCCAACCTATCAGGATAAAGTGGCCCGTCAGGGTTTACGCGTCGGCGATATTCTGTCCCCTAATTTTCAGGAGAAATATGGTAAACTGGTAGCCATTCATAAAGTGATACTGGAGCAGAATAATTTCGATTATGCTTCGGTACTTCCTCAGGCTGAAACTGATTTCTTTGCAGCGGTGGAGTTTATGAAGCAATTCCAGTTGACCGACAGCGAATATGAAGTCAATCAGGCATTGAGTGATGGGCGTAAGGTGCTGGCCGAGGGTGCTCAGGGATCACTGCTCGACATTGATTTTGGCTCTTATCCGTTCGTAACCTCGTCCAACACGATGACCGCTGGTGCCTGCACCGGGCTGGGTGTAGCTCCCCGTCAAATCGGTGAGGTCTTTGGCATTTTTAAAGCCTATTGCACCCGGGTTGGCAGTGGCCCCTTCCCTACCGAACTCTCCGACGAAACCGGTGAACGTATCCGCCAGGAAGGCCGCGAATTTGGTGCTACAACGGGTCGTCCCCGCCGATGTGGATGGCTCGATCTGCCCGCTCTGAAATACGCCATTATGATCAATGGTGTTACCCAGTTGGTTATGATGAAAGTAGATGTACTGAATATCTTCGATGAAATTCAGATTTGTACTCATTATCAGCTTCCCGATGGTACAACAACCGAGCATTTACCCTATGATCTTTGTGATACAGCGGTAATTCCGGTCTATAAAACATTCAAAGGCTGGCAGACCGATTTGGCGAATATTCATTCGTTCGATGAAATGCCGGCCGAACTGACAACCTACGTCAACTTCCTCGAAGAAACACTTGGGTTACCGATTAGTTTTATCTCGACCAGCCCCGATCGCGAAGCCATCATCTACCGTCAGGCAGTAGGCATACATTGA
- a CDS encoding DUF3291 domain-containing protein has product MHHLAQLNIARMLVSDIDHPIMADFVAQLDPINQLAEESEGFVWRLKGDGNDATEFRPFDDERIIVNMSVWESPEQLQAFVFKSRHTDVMKERRKWFEKPDQLMTVLWWIPAGHIPTITEAKHRLERLNKVGSGAQAFTFRDIQPKPNEGTREISESV; this is encoded by the coding sequence ATGCATCACCTCGCCCAGCTTAACATTGCCCGAATGCTCGTGTCTGACATCGATCACCCGATCATGGCCGACTTTGTGGCACAACTCGACCCGATCAACCAATTGGCCGAAGAAAGTGAGGGATTTGTCTGGCGCTTAAAAGGGGATGGCAACGATGCAACTGAGTTTCGACCATTCGACGATGAGCGAATCATTGTAAACATGTCGGTTTGGGAGTCACCGGAGCAGTTACAGGCGTTTGTGTTCAAGAGCAGGCACACAGACGTGATGAAAGAACGCCGGAAATGGTTTGAAAAACCAGATCAGCTGATGACGGTTTTGTGGTGGATTCCGGCTGGCCATATTCCCACAATTACGGAAGCCAAACATCGACTTGAGCGCCTTAATAAAGTTGGGTCGGGTGCGCAGGCTTTTACATTCCGCGACATTCAACCAAAGCCGAATGAAGGAACAAGAGAAATTAGTGAATCTGTATAA
- a CDS encoding Fur family transcriptional regulator — MAAPKQTNLESARTIFTAYLENKGLRKTPERFAILEEIYNRQDHFDVDELYISMKNKNYRVSRATVYNTLDVLVDCDLVTKHQFGRNLAQYEKSYGYRQHDHLICTDCHKVMEFCDPRVQNIQNMVGDMLKFNVMHHSLIFYGACARDFCENRQQTAKDIQGVQVPVEG, encoded by the coding sequence ATGGCTGCGCCGAAACAAACCAATTTAGAATCTGCCCGGACAATTTTCACGGCTTACCTGGAAAACAAGGGGCTACGGAAAACGCCGGAACGATTCGCTATTCTGGAAGAGATTTATAACCGACAGGACCACTTCGATGTGGATGAGTTGTATATCTCCATGAAGAATAAGAACTACCGCGTTAGCCGGGCCACAGTATACAATACGCTCGATGTGCTGGTAGACTGCGATTTAGTGACCAAACACCAGTTTGGCCGGAATCTGGCGCAATACGAGAAATCGTATGGCTACCGTCAGCACGACCACCTGATCTGCACTGACTGCCACAAGGTGATGGAGTTCTGCGATCCGCGCGTTCAGAACATTCAGAACATGGTTGGCGATATGCTGAAATTTAACGTGATGCACCATTCGCTGATCTTTTATGGTGCATGCGCCCGTGATTTCTGCGAAAACAGGCAACAAACGGCTAAAGACATTCAAGGTGTTCAAGTGCCTGTTGAAGGTTAA
- a CDS encoding RelA/SpoT family protein → MNATAEPAIDLELERQEILKRYRRLLRAAKPMLKGDDAKLIKKAFNTSAEAHKNMRRRSGEPYIYHPLAVAQIAVEEIGLGTTSIVAALLHDVVEDTDTTIADIERAFGLKVARIIDGLTKISGIFEYGTSQQAENFRKMLLTLSDDVRVILVKLADRLHNMRTLDSMPRDKQLKIASETIYIYAPLAHRLGLYAIKSELEDLYLKHVEPEAYKDIAKKLRETRVARDRFIGRFIEPIEKDLAETKIKYVIKGRPKSIYSIWTKLNKSQKPFEEIYDLFAVRIILNVPPEEEKAACWRAYSIVTDHYKPNPDRLKDWISTPRTNGYESLHTTVMSRSGQWVEVQIRTERMNEIAEKGYAAHWKYKGNDTQTGAGIEAWISQVRDMIESAGSGDKKAAIEFVDDFRSNLYSEEVFVFTPKGDLKVLQRGATALDFAFDIHTQIGARCMAAKVNNTLVPLSHVLQNGDQVEVITSNRQKPSEDWLRFVVTSKAKTKIKDLIKEDNKRFVTDGRDLVQKKLRVLRMDMTNETINQLRAYFGSKTTDDFFYRVGKGHIDVQELKKFKSDKEAKENRLNKLNTDTIQDGKSFTKELKKIHGERADADMLLIGEDMDRIDYTLSKCCNPISGDDVFGFVTINDGIKIHRVTCPNAVELMSNHGNRIIKAKWTSQKELAFLAGLRITGTDRVGLVNDVTRVISNELHINMRSVTIDSTDGIFEGNIRLYVHDTGHLETLMRKLERVQGVFEVVRFDS, encoded by the coding sequence ATGAATGCCACTGCCGAACCTGCCATTGATTTAGAGTTGGAGCGTCAGGAAATCCTGAAACGCTACCGACGCTTGCTGCGGGCGGCTAAGCCAATGTTGAAGGGCGATGACGCCAAACTGATTAAAAAAGCGTTTAACACGTCTGCCGAAGCGCACAAGAACATGCGTAGGCGGTCGGGTGAACCGTATATCTACCACCCGCTCGCGGTTGCCCAGATTGCGGTTGAAGAAATTGGGTTGGGAACAACCAGTATCGTGGCGGCACTGCTCCACGACGTTGTGGAAGATACCGATACGACCATTGCTGATATCGAACGGGCGTTTGGTCTCAAAGTAGCCCGCATCATTGATGGCCTGACCAAAATCTCAGGAATCTTTGAATACGGCACCTCGCAACAGGCCGAGAATTTCCGTAAGATGTTGCTGACCCTGTCAGATGACGTTCGGGTAATTCTGGTCAAACTGGCAGACCGGCTCCATAATATGCGGACGCTGGATTCGATGCCCCGCGATAAGCAGTTAAAAATTGCCTCCGAAACGATCTATATCTATGCTCCCCTGGCGCATCGGCTGGGTTTGTACGCGATCAAATCCGAACTGGAGGACCTGTATCTGAAACACGTTGAACCGGAAGCCTACAAGGACATCGCTAAAAAACTGCGCGAAACCAGGGTTGCCCGCGATCGGTTTATTGGTCGATTTATCGAACCCATTGAAAAAGATCTGGCAGAAACGAAGATCAAATACGTGATAAAAGGTCGGCCAAAGTCCATTTATTCGATCTGGACCAAGCTGAACAAGTCACAGAAACCGTTTGAGGAAATCTACGATCTATTCGCCGTTCGGATTATTCTGAATGTACCACCCGAAGAAGAAAAAGCCGCCTGTTGGCGTGCCTATTCAATCGTTACCGACCATTATAAGCCGAACCCCGATCGCCTTAAAGACTGGATCAGTACCCCGCGCACGAATGGCTACGAATCGCTTCATACAACCGTTATGAGCCGGTCGGGTCAATGGGTCGAAGTGCAGATCCGGACCGAACGGATGAACGAAATTGCGGAGAAAGGCTACGCAGCTCACTGGAAATACAAAGGAAACGACACACAGACTGGTGCAGGGATTGAAGCCTGGATCAGTCAGGTGCGCGACATGATTGAGTCGGCAGGGAGTGGCGATAAAAAAGCCGCAATCGAATTTGTCGATGATTTCCGAAGCAATCTCTACAGTGAAGAAGTTTTTGTATTCACGCCGAAAGGCGACCTGAAAGTATTGCAGCGGGGGGCTACTGCGCTTGACTTTGCGTTCGACATTCACACCCAGATCGGGGCTCGCTGTATGGCGGCCAAAGTCAATAACACGCTTGTTCCGCTTAGTCACGTTCTGCAAAATGGTGATCAGGTAGAAGTTATCACCTCCAATCGCCAGAAACCCAGCGAAGACTGGCTGCGTTTCGTGGTAACTTCCAAGGCCAAGACCAAGATCAAGGATTTAATCAAGGAAGATAACAAACGGTTCGTTACTGATGGCCGTGATCTTGTTCAGAAGAAACTGCGTGTGTTGCGGATGGACATGACGAATGAGACCATCAATCAACTCCGGGCTTACTTCGGCTCTAAAACTACCGATGATTTTTTCTATCGGGTGGGCAAAGGCCATATTGATGTACAGGAACTAAAGAAATTCAAATCCGACAAGGAAGCGAAGGAAAACCGCCTGAACAAACTCAATACAGATACGATCCAGGACGGCAAGTCGTTTACGAAAGAGCTTAAGAAAATTCACGGTGAACGGGCCGATGCCGATATGCTGCTTATTGGCGAGGATATGGATCGGATCGATTATACGCTCTCCAAGTGCTGTAACCCAATTTCGGGCGACGATGTATTCGGATTTGTGACCATTAATGATGGCATTAAGATTCACCGGGTTACCTGTCCAAACGCCGTCGAACTGATGTCGAACCACGGAAACCGAATTATCAAGGCGAAGTGGACGTCTCAGAAAGAACTGGCATTCCTGGCGGGTCTGCGAATCACAGGTACGGATCGGGTAGGCTTAGTGAACGATGTAACGCGGGTCATCAGCAATGAGCTACATATCAATATGCGCTCGGTCACGATTGACTCAACAGATGGAATTTTTGAGGGTAATATTCGGCTCTATGTTCACGATACCGGCCACCTCGAAACCCTGATGCGTAAGCTGGAACGTGTCCAGGGTGTATTTGAAGTCGTTCGATTCGACTCGTAA